The Engraulis encrasicolus isolate BLACKSEA-1 chromosome 4, IST_EnEncr_1.0, whole genome shotgun sequence genome includes a window with the following:
- the ifitm5 gene encoding interferon-induced transmembrane protein 5, protein MDYGYSNDCTPLTSCKAARKPAGSTVVNMGHAPKRPPKDYLLWSLCNTLYVNFCCLGFMALIYSIKARDQKTLGDLRAAQECSDKAKWYNILASGWNLLLPLLVLGLLALLLVHLGTTEGSFDFFGEEGFQTFINLFNFGGDWH, encoded by the exons ATGGACTACGGCTATTCGAACGACTGCACCCCGCTGACCAGCTGCAAGGCGGCCCGCAAGCCGGCCGGCTCCACGGTGGTGAACATGGGACACGCTCCGAAGAGGCCGCCCAAGGACTACCTGCTCTGGTCGCTATGCAACACCCTCTACGTCAACTTCTGCTGCCTGGGCTTCATGGCTCTCATCTACTCCATCAAG GCGAGGGACCAGAAGACCCTGGGGGACCTCCGCGCGGCGCAGGAGTGCTCGGACAAGGCCAAGTGGTACAACATCCTGGCGTCCGGCTGGAACCTTCTGCTGCCCCTCCTGGTCCTGGGGCTGCTGGCGCTGCTCCTGGTCCACCTGGGCACCACCGAGGGCTCCTTCGACTTCTTTGGGGAGGAGGGCTTCCAGACCTTCATCAACCTCTTCAACTTCGGCGGTGACTGGCACTGA